GTGTCATCCGGTCGCTCTCGCCGATCGCCAGATAGCGTTGGCGATCCGCGTCGCCTTTGGCGAGCGTCGGCGGCAGCGTCCAGACGCCGCGTTCCCAATCCGCGCTGTCGGCCGGATTGGCGTTTACTTCCGACGCGCCGACATATTCGAATCCCGCCCCTTCGGCGAGCGCCCGGACCGTCGATACCTTGATATAGCCGCTCGATTCCTCGCGCGCGGCGTCGGCATCTTCGGGCAGACGATGATCGACCACGCCCAGCATCCCGCCGGGCCGCAGCATCGCGAACATCTGGGCAAAGGCCTCGGGCGAATAATCGGCGCCGTCCCGCTGATAGCCCATGCGCCAGTTATGCACGTTGCGGAACGTCAGCACGACATCGGCGCTCCCGTCCGGCACCCGCGCATCGCCTTCCCCGGCCGGGAAGATGGCGGTTTGCAGGCTGCCATAGGTTTCGGGATGCGTTTCCTGCAGGCTGTGGATGCCGCTGAACCCGCGATCGCCCGGCGCAGTGACCCAGAGCTGCCCCTGTTCGGACAGATAGGGCGCTAGGATTTCAGTATACCAGCCGCCGCCGGGCCATATCTCGACAACTGTGTCATCGGCACCGACTCCGAAGAAATTGAGCGTTTCGACAGGATGGCGATAGCGGTCGCGCGCGATGCGGTCCGGCGTGCGCGTCGGTGCTTCGACGGCGGCCCGGATCGAGTCGCGCTGCGTGGCCGGAGCTCCGGTCGCCACGGAGGCGACCGCAACGGCGGTGGTGGCAATGGCTGCTGCAATCATTATCTGGCGCATGAAGTTTCCCCGCGGGTGACCACCGCTATTTGTGAGTCGAATCGTCGCGATGCAAGAACGCCTGTGGACCGGAGCCGTTGCAGCAATATTGCTGGCGATTTTCAGCGGCGTCGCCGATCATCGCAGGCAGCGGCGCAGGGACCCGGATCGGGTGGGACTGATTCCCTGGACGTCGATCCAGTTCGTGGCGCTGATGGTCGCGGTGATCCTCGGCGGTCTGGCGCTCGACCTGTTTTAGGCGCGCGCTAGTAGAATTCGCGCAGTTCGAGCACCCGTTCGCTGCCGTCGCACATCGTGATCCGTACCGTTCGGCCGGGCAAGCCGACTGTCCAGCCGACAAGCCCCTGCGCCGAAACGCCGTCGCGCACTGCGATGCCGTCGGCCGCGCAGATGCGTTCGCCGACGCTCCAGCCGGCGCGTGCCGCGGGCGAGTGGCGCATGACGTGCAGCACGCGCAGTTCCCCGTCCCGATAGGCAAGCAGCAGCCCGCTGGTCGAGCGTATCGGCGGTGCTCCGGCCCGTGTCCCGGAAGCAAGCACCATCCGGCCGGCCTTTGGATCGAGCAGCACGCGATAGCCGAGCAGAAAGCCCGAGCCGACCCGACCCGCCGCGCCGACGCGCATTGAAAAGCCCCGTGCATCCTCGACTCGCACTTCGACTGCGCGCGCCGTCACATCGGCAATTTCGATTTCGGGGACGATGGCGACATCGGTCTCGATCGCGCCGCCCAGGCCGAAGGCGATGGTGCTGGTCATGGCCAGCGGCGCGTAGCGGCTCGCTTCCCAGATCGGGCGCGCGAGCGTGATTGCCGCGCCGTCGCCGGTATCGACGATCAGCGGACGCAACGGCGTGTCGCCGAGCCGTCCGCGGGTCATGTAGCTGCGGCTTGCCGGTGCGAGACGCAGCGTCGCGCTTTCGCCGCGAAAGGGCAGCCGTCCGCTGGGCAGGATGCGAAATCGGCGCGCGTCATAGTCGATGTCGAGCGCACAGCAGGAAAGGATGTCGCTGCCGATCAGCAGGTCGCTGCCGCCCCCGGGCCCGTCGAGCGGGGCGATGCCGATCCGTCCGCCGCTGCGGGTGAGGCCGCCGATCCGCAGGTCCGGGCTGGCAGCCCAGTACAGCGATATGTCGCCGCCGATCGCGGTCGCGCGCGCCGCCACCGCCCCCCGCAGCCCCGCTTGGTCCGCGAGACTTTCGGAAACGAGCGAATCGCTCAATCCCGTATCGAGCAGCGCGGATACCGCGCGACCGGCGAAATGCATGGTGAAGCGGATCTGATTATGCTCGGTCAGCTCGAACGCCACCCATTGCGCTTCGCTGTCAGGCGCCAGGCGGATTTCCTGCGGGGCTGCGGTGAGCGGTGCAAAGGGGATCAGGCACAGCAGCAGGGCAAGGCAGCAGCGCACAGGAATCGCGCGGAATCCTACAGACAGGCTTCGAGCAGGGCCTGATCGAAGCCGAACTGCTTGGCCTTGTCGAGCGTATAGGGGCGCAGGCCCATCGAGCGATATTCGCCGATAATCTTCCCATCGGCGCTTTCGTCGAGATATTCGAACTTGAACAGCTCCTGCGTCACGATGACGGGGCCTTCCATGCCGATGACTTCAGTGACGTTGGTGACGCGGCGGCTGCCGTCGCGCAGGCGCTTCACCTGGATGATCAGATCCACCGAATCGGCGATCTGCCGCGAAATTGCTTCCTTGGGCACCTTGATGTCCGACATCATCACCATGTTCTCCATACGCGCCAGGCATTCGCGCGGGGAGTTGGAGTGAAGCGTGGCCATCGAGCCGTCATGGCCGGTGTTCATCGCGGCGAGCAGATCGAAACACTCGCTGCCACGAATTTCGCCGAGGATGATGCGATCCGGGCGCATACGCAGCGCGTTCTTGACGAGATCGCGGATGGTGATTTCGCCCTGGCCCTCGAGGTTCGCGGGGCGCGTTTCGAGCGGCAGCCAGTGCGGCTGCTGCAGCCGGAGTTCGGCCGCGTCCTCGATCGTCAGCACGCGCTCGCCCGGGTCGATCAGCTTCGACAGGGCGTTGAGCATCGTCGTCTTACCCGAACCGGTGCCGCCCGAAATGACGATGTTGAAGCGGCAGGCGCCGGCGATCTTGAGCATCGTCGCCATTTTCTGGCTCATCGATCCGCCCTGCGCCATCATGTCGAGCGTGATCGGCTTGGCCGAGAATTTACGAATCGAGAT
This genomic interval from Sphingosinithalassobacter tenebrarum contains the following:
- a CDS encoding class I SAM-dependent methyltransferase gives rise to the protein MRQIMIAAAIATTAVAVASVATGAPATQRDSIRAAVEAPTRTPDRIARDRYRHPVETLNFFGVGADDTVVEIWPGGGWYTEILAPYLSEQGQLWVTAPGDRGFSGIHSLQETHPETYGSLQTAIFPAGEGDARVPDGSADVVLTFRNVHNWRMGYQRDGADYSPEAFAQMFAMLRPGGMLGVVDHRLPEDADAAREESSGYIKVSTVRALAEGAGFEYVGASEVNANPADSADWERGVWTLPPTLAKGDADRQRYLAIGESDRMTLKFRKPD
- a CDS encoding retropepsin-like aspartic protease, with the protein product MRCCLALLLCLIPFAPLTAAPQEIRLAPDSEAQWVAFELTEHNQIRFTMHFAGRAVSALLDTGLSDSLVSESLADQAGLRGAVAARATAIGGDISLYWAASPDLRIGGLTRSGGRIGIAPLDGPGGGSDLLIGSDILSCCALDIDYDARRFRILPSGRLPFRGESATLRLAPASRSYMTRGRLGDTPLRPLIVDTGDGAAITLARPIWEASRYAPLAMTSTIAFGLGGAIETDVAIVPEIEIADVTARAVEVRVEDARGFSMRVGAAGRVGSGFLLGYRVLLDPKAGRMVLASGTRAGAPPIRSTSGLLLAYRDGELRVLHVMRHSPAARAGWSVGERICAADGIAVRDGVSAQGLVGWTVGLPGRTVRITMCDGSERVLELREFY
- a CDS encoding CpaF family protein, which produces MSAFGRRSGLGGSGSGRGGFGVARPMQGGGPSRPAHEPGGEQFPSVNSVPLPGADQPETPTSPESAPSQASSDAMQRLADRQAGPGEQGSSRSEGFEASIHRIKEQVLPRLLERVDPEAAATLSKDELAEEFRPIIGEVLAELKLTLNRREQFALEKVLVDELLGLGPLEELLADSAISDIMVNGPEQTYVERKGKLELANIQFRDEEHLFQIAQRICNSVGRRVDQTTPLADARLKDGSRVNVIVPPLSLRGTAISIRKFSAKPITLDMMAQGGSMSQKMATMLKIAGACRFNIVISGGTGSGKTTMLNALSKLIDPGERVLTIEDAAELRLQQPHWLPLETRPANLEGQGEITIRDLVKNALRMRPDRIILGEIRGSECFDLLAAMNTGHDGSMATLHSNSPRECLARMENMVMMSDIKVPKEAISRQIADSVDLIIQVKRLRDGSRRVTNVTEVIGMEGPVIVTQELFKFEYLDESADGKIIGEYRSMGLRPYTLDKAKQFGFDQALLEACL